A window from Enterocloster bolteae encodes these proteins:
- a CDS encoding slipin family protein, whose product MMIKKYIIKEQECGYLMKDGRFVELLTAGRYSYLNMLGYEVQTVPMTGEVKTCGIPEEILMKDEKFASRVVKAVLPDECIALRFVNKAYREVITKPETLYWNVFEKNEFRLIDITQPYMEDTLPRMYMDLMPSKYYKKIVIKDGETGLLYFDNCYEKKLDTGTYYFWNYGREVTCKVFNMKIQQLDISGQEILTADKVAVRLNIICNYRITNPEKLVQTVEGVASQLYTYVQLKLREYVGRYRLDELLEQKEEIGRFVLDKLKEYQEEYCVEITGAGIKDIILPGEIREIMNTVLMAEKKAQANVIMRREEVASTRSLLNTARLMDENRTLFKLKEMEYLEKICDKVGNISLNGGKGVLEQLAELAGVQD is encoded by the coding sequence ATGATGATAAAGAAATATATAATCAAAGAGCAGGAATGCGGCTACCTGATGAAGGACGGCCGGTTCGTGGAACTGCTGACAGCAGGCAGGTATTCTTACCTGAACATGTTGGGATATGAGGTACAGACAGTGCCTATGACAGGGGAAGTCAAAACGTGCGGAATACCGGAGGAAATCCTCATGAAGGATGAAAAGTTTGCCTCCAGGGTAGTGAAGGCAGTGCTGCCGGACGAGTGCATAGCTCTCCGGTTTGTGAATAAGGCGTACAGGGAAGTAATCACAAAGCCTGAGACATTGTACTGGAATGTATTTGAGAAAAATGAATTCCGGCTCATCGACATAACACAGCCTTATATGGAGGATACCCTTCCCCGGATGTATATGGATCTGATGCCATCCAAGTACTATAAGAAAATAGTTATAAAGGACGGAGAGACAGGTCTTTTGTATTTTGACAACTGCTATGAAAAGAAACTGGACACAGGAACCTATTACTTCTGGAATTACGGAAGGGAGGTTACCTGCAAAGTTTTCAACATGAAGATCCAGCAGCTTGACATCTCCGGCCAGGAAATCCTTACCGCAGATAAGGTGGCTGTGCGGTTAAATATAATCTGCAATTACCGGATTACCAATCCGGAGAAGCTGGTTCAGACCGTAGAGGGGGTGGCTTCCCAGCTCTATACCTATGTCCAGCTGAAACTGCGGGAATATGTGGGGCGGTACAGGCTGGATGAGCTCCTGGAACAGAAGGAGGAAATCGGAAGATTTGTGCTGGATAAGCTAAAGGAGTATCAGGAGGAATACTGCGTGGAGATAACCGGGGCAGGTATCAAGGACATTATCCTTCCGGGAGAGATAAGGGAAATCATGAATACCGTGCTGATGGCAGAAAAAAAGGCCCAGGCCAATGTCATCATGCGGCGGGAGGAAGTGGCTTCCACCAGAAGCCTTTTAAACACTGCCAGGCTTATGGATGAAAACCGCACCCTGTTCAAGCTGAAGGAGATGGAGTATCTGGAGAAGATCTGCGACAAGGTGGGCAATATATCCCTTAACGGCGGTAAAGGCGTGCTGGAGCAGCTGGCAGAGCTGGCCGGGGTGCAGGATTAA
- a CDS encoding helix-turn-helix domain-containing protein → MDQKLKQDLRIGPNIRKYRMQSHLTQDQVTAKMQLMGINISRSIYSQIESGTYNIRISELAAMKEIFNINYESFFDGIMLNHRDKQ, encoded by the coding sequence ATGGATCAAAAATTAAAGCAGGATTTAAGGATAGGGCCAAACATCCGAAAATACCGCATGCAGTCACATCTCACCCAGGATCAGGTCACTGCAAAGATGCAGCTGATGGGGATTAATATTTCACGCAGCATATATTCCCAGATAGAAAGCGGCACATATAATATACGAATCTCCGAGCTGGCAGCCATGAAGGAAATATTTAACATCAATTATGAATCTTTTTTTGATGGTATCATGCTGAACCACAGGGATAAACAATAA
- a CDS encoding RtcB family protein yields MFVMYEKEKMKVPVRVWLKEREDLEGSCLEQAYHLSQLPFLHKWVSLMPDTHAGMGMPIGGVIAADGVVIPNAVGVDIGCGMAYTETNIKVADIREVITGNGSLLQAVIGDIMRNVPVGFAHHKTMMPSYTMDGALEEMDRYEEDGELLGQLEAGYYQIGTLGGGNHFIELQEDDDGYLAVMIHSGSRHFGKSVCDYFHYKARQLNQKWFSAVPDEYRLAFLPVDTREGKQYLNWMQLSMDFAKENREKMMLAVKAILEKWIGKYTELSLEFSHDINCHHNYASFENHYGKDVWVHRKGAVSAQNGELAVIPGAMGSYSYVVMGKGNQESFCSSSHGAGRQYSRKGAMAAFSCEEVILDLQKQGVILGKKGKADVAEESRFAYKNIEEVMDNQQDLVVPVKRLKTIGVVKG; encoded by the coding sequence ATGTTTGTGATGTATGAAAAAGAAAAGATGAAGGTTCCTGTAAGGGTATGGCTTAAGGAACGAGAGGATTTGGAAGGAAGCTGTCTGGAACAGGCATATCATCTTTCACAGCTGCCTTTCCTTCATAAGTGGGTCAGTCTGATGCCGGATACACACGCCGGAATGGGAATGCCCATTGGAGGTGTTATTGCAGCAGACGGCGTGGTGATTCCCAATGCAGTGGGTGTGGACATCGGCTGCGGTATGGCTTATACCGAGACCAACATTAAGGTGGCTGATATCAGGGAGGTTATCACGGGCAACGGCTCCCTCCTCCAGGCTGTCATAGGTGATATCATGCGCAACGTGCCGGTGGGATTTGCACACCATAAGACCATGATGCCCAGCTATACCATGGACGGTGCTTTGGAGGAAATGGACCGGTATGAGGAGGATGGGGAGCTCTTAGGACAGCTGGAGGCGGGATATTACCAAATTGGTACGCTGGGAGGCGGGAATCATTTCATTGAGCTCCAGGAGGATGACGACGGTTATCTGGCTGTAATGATTCACTCGGGAAGCCGTCACTTCGGAAAGTCTGTCTGCGATTACTTCCACTATAAGGCAAGACAGCTAAACCAGAAATGGTTCAGCGCTGTGCCCGATGAATACAGGCTGGCCTTCCTGCCGGTGGATACCAGAGAGGGCAAACAATACCTTAACTGGATGCAGCTTTCCATGGATTTTGCCAAAGAGAACAGGGAAAAGATGATGTTAGCCGTGAAGGCCATTCTGGAAAAATGGATTGGAAAGTATACCGAACTTTCACTGGAGTTTTCCCACGACATAAACTGCCACCACAATTACGCTTCCTTTGAAAACCACTATGGGAAGGATGTATGGGTCCACAGGAAGGGCGCTGTCAGCGCTCAGAACGGAGAATTAGCCGTTATTCCGGGGGCCATGGGTTCTTACAGCTATGTGGTCATGGGAAAGGGAAACCAGGAGAGCTTCTGCTCTTCATCCCATGGAGCCGGGCGGCAGTATTCAAGAAAAGGTGCCATGGCGGCATTTTCCTGTGAGGAAGTCATTCTGGATTTACAGAAACAGGGTGTGATTCTGGGTAAAAAGGGAAAGGCCGATGTGGCGGAGGAGAGCCGGTTTGCCTATAAGAATATTGAGGAGGTCATGGATAACCAGCAGGATCTGGTGGTGCCTGTGAAGCGCCTTAAGACAATAGGCGTGGTGAAAGGATAG
- a CDS encoding WYL domain-containing protein, which produces MELFHKIYSCYYNVVRHILDEAGHSPITRQDMEDICRAYGFQESALSIIPKLTDSTWALLEEQDKHTFTSRLGHAVPALPLTNLQKAWLKSLIQDPRFQLFFTDRQLELLAGEWDGLPSLYHEDDFYYYDRYRDGDSYDSPSYRKHFQAILKAIREERVLLVAYEGKHGRVHSFETAPYQLQYSSKDDKFRLCCLQLHRNTFSRSTILNLARIKDCHVTSKSCPPDLESRCFEPIQKASEPVVLKISGERNSLERCMLHFANYEKHTEYDAEMKCWICSIHYDLADETELLIDILSFGPVVRVVGPSSFVRQIRKRVKRQHELFYSEIT; this is translated from the coding sequence ATGGAATTATTTCACAAAATATACAGCTGTTATTACAATGTGGTCCGCCACATACTGGATGAAGCAGGTCACAGCCCCATAACCAGGCAGGATATGGAGGATATATGCCGCGCTTACGGTTTCCAGGAAAGCGCCCTGTCCATCATCCCCAAACTGACGGACAGCACATGGGCCCTTCTGGAAGAACAGGACAAACATACCTTTACGTCCCGTCTGGGCCATGCTGTTCCTGCGCTCCCTCTCACGAACCTCCAGAAAGCATGGCTGAAATCCCTGATACAGGACCCCCGTTTCCAACTGTTTTTCACAGACAGGCAGTTAGAACTTCTGGCCGGGGAATGGGACGGTCTGCCCTCCCTTTACCATGAGGACGACTTTTACTACTATGACCGCTACAGGGACGGGGATTCCTATGATTCCCCCTCCTACAGGAAGCATTTTCAGGCTATACTTAAAGCAATTCGGGAGGAACGCGTTCTTCTGGTTGCCTATGAGGGAAAACACGGCCGTGTCCACTCCTTTGAGACCGCGCCTTACCAGCTTCAGTATTCCTCCAAGGATGACAAGTTCCGGCTCTGCTGTCTCCAGCTCCACCGGAATACGTTCAGCCGCAGCACCATACTTAATCTGGCACGCATAAAGGACTGCCACGTAACCTCAAAGTCATGCCCACCAGACCTTGAATCCCGCTGTTTTGAACCCATCCAAAAGGCCTCGGAACCAGTGGTTCTTAAAATCAGCGGGGAACGCAACTCCCTGGAACGGTGCATGCTGCATTTTGCCAACTATGAAAAGCATACGGAATATGACGCGGAAATGAAATGCTGGATCTGTTCCATCCACTATGATTTGGCAGATGAGACAGAACTTCTCATAGATATTCTGTCCTTTGGCCCTGTGGTCCGGGTAGTTGGCCCTTCGTCCTTTGTACGGCAGATCCGCAAACGGGTAAAAAGGCAGCATGAGCTGTTTTACAGCGAGATTACATAG
- a CDS encoding GntR family transcriptional regulator yields the protein MGKLTYQTLRENVVDVIRMKIFNHELAPGMRIIEQDISDELGVSRGPIREALRQLEQEGLVEYVRNVGCSVKNITLEDIYEIYLLRATYEILAVKLCRGVFSETAFAEMDAALESMKDLKETDYNKSIACDNMLHEAIIRSTGLPRLIKGWTDLNYGNAINYYAGNPDSRAMIERQYPIHKELVDVCRTGNTEEICRAISNHYMKTIRRRLKEQGMPEDHFKFSIDVIDGWV from the coding sequence ATGGGAAAATTAACGTATCAGACACTGCGTGAAAATGTGGTGGACGTCATTCGTATGAAAATATTCAACCACGAGCTGGCGCCGGGAATGAGAATTATTGAACAGGATATTTCGGACGAACTTGGGGTGAGCCGCGGGCCGATCCGGGAGGCTTTAAGACAGCTGGAACAGGAAGGCCTGGTGGAATATGTGAGAAATGTGGGGTGTTCGGTGAAAAATATCACCCTGGAGGACATTTACGAGATTTATCTGCTGAGGGCCACCTATGAGATTTTGGCAGTAAAGCTGTGCAGGGGAGTGTTTTCAGAGACTGCCTTTGCCGAGATGGATGCTGCATTGGAATCCATGAAGGACTTAAAGGAAACGGATTATAACAAATCCATTGCCTGTGATAACATGCTTCATGAGGCCATCATACGTTCCACCGGCTTACCGCGGCTGATTAAGGGATGGACGGACTTAAACTATGGAAATGCCATCAATTATTATGCGGGCAACCCTGACAGCCGGGCCATGATAGAACGCCAGTACCCCATCCACAAGGAACTGGTGGACGTGTGCCGCACCGGAAATACGGAGGAAATATGCAGGGCCATATCAAACCATTATATGAAGACAATCAGACGGCGGCTGAAGGAGCAGGGTATGCCGGAAGACCATTTTAAGTTTTCAATTGATGTGATTGATGGCTGGGTGTGA
- the gdhA gene encoding NADP-specific glutamate dehydrogenase — MSYVDEIYERVVAQNPGEPEFHQAVKEVLDSLKLVIDANEEKYRREGILERFTEPERIVSFRVPWVDDNGAVQVNKGYRIQFNSAIGPYKGGLRFHPSVNQSILKFLGFEQTLKNSLTGLPMGGGKGGSNFDPKGKSDREVMAFCQSFMTELYRHIGKDTDIPAGDIGVGGREVGYLFGQYKRITGLYEGVLTGKGLTFGGSLARTQATGYGLVYILDEMLKHNGKDMAGKTIVVSGSGNVAIYATEKAQQLGAKVVALSDSNGYIYDKDGIQLDIVKEIKEVRRGRIKEYVDEVPTAVYTEGRGIWSIPCDIALPCATQNELNLEDAQTLLANGCFAVAEGANMPSTREATDLFVEKKILFMPGKAANAGGVATSGLEQSQNALRMSWSFEEVDDKLHTIMVNIFAKVSEAAERYQVAGNYVAGANIAGFEKVVEAMLGQGIV, encoded by the coding sequence ATGTCATACGTTGATGAGATTTATGAGAGAGTAGTAGCACAGAACCCGGGTGAGCCGGAGTTTCATCAGGCTGTCAAGGAAGTACTGGATTCCTTAAAGCTGGTCATTGATGCCAATGAGGAAAAATACCGCAGGGAAGGTATTCTTGAACGTTTCACGGAGCCGGAAAGAATTGTATCTTTCAGGGTACCGTGGGTAGATGACAATGGAGCTGTCCAGGTGAACAAGGGATACAGGATCCAGTTCAACAGCGCCATAGGACCATATAAGGGCGGCCTGCGTTTCCATCCATCTGTAAACCAGAGCATTCTCAAGTTTCTCGGTTTTGAGCAGACACTTAAAAACTCCCTGACAGGCCTTCCCATGGGCGGAGGCAAGGGCGGTTCCAACTTCGATCCCAAAGGCAAATCAGACCGCGAGGTCATGGCTTTCTGCCAGAGCTTCATGACAGAGCTGTACCGCCACATTGGCAAGGATACGGATATCCCGGCCGGAGATATCGGTGTAGGCGGCAGGGAAGTGGGATACCTCTTTGGACAGTATAAGAGAATCACAGGATTGTATGAGGGCGTACTTACAGGCAAGGGACTTACCTTTGGCGGTTCCCTGGCCAGGACACAGGCAACCGGATATGGCCTGGTATACATTCTGGATGAGATGTTAAAGCACAACGGCAAGGATATGGCAGGCAAAACCATCGTTGTATCCGGTTCCGGCAATGTGGCCATCTACGCAACTGAGAAGGCACAGCAGCTGGGAGCAAAGGTAGTGGCTTTAAGCGATTCCAACGGTTATATCTATGACAAGGACGGCATTCAGCTGGATATTGTGAAGGAAATCAAGGAAGTACGCAGAGGACGTATCAAGGAGTATGTAGATGAGGTCCCAACCGCAGTGTATACAGAGGGAAGAGGAATCTGGAGCATCCCATGTGATATCGCTCTTCCCTGCGCAACCCAGAATGAGCTGAATCTGGAAGATGCCCAGACACTTCTCGCCAACGGATGCTTTGCAGTGGCAGAGGGCGCTAACATGCCGTCCACCAGGGAAGCCACAGATTTGTTTGTGGAGAAGAAGATTCTCTTTATGCCGGGTAAGGCTGCCAATGCAGGCGGCGTGGCAACTTCCGGACTGGAGCAGAGCCAGAACGCCTTAAGAATGTCATGGTCCTTTGAGGAAGTGGACGATAAGCTTCACACCATCATGGTAAATATTTTTGCAAAGGTATCAGAGGCAGCAGAGCGTTACCAGGTTGCGGGCAACTATGTGGCTGGTGCTAATATCGCCGGATTTGAGAAGGTGGTTGAGGCTATGCTGGGACAGGGCATCGTGTAG
- a CDS encoding PTS sugar transporter subunit IIA, translating to MSARVTLILINEEYQIMTGDIVYKDLIQLDLDVRNTDELFEVMSGRLMELGYVTGDFLESIKEREKEYPTALPIEPYAVAIPHTDPECIKNAFIACIRLKEPIPWREMAANEVVHMVRFVFLLGFKQEAVGDAHVELLQILVNNCQRPDFMERLRQAANIEAYFNLVLSMEGIG from the coding sequence ATGAGCGCGCGTGTAACTTTAATATTAATTAATGAGGAGTACCAAATCATGACGGGAGATATTGTATACAAGGACCTGATTCAGCTGGATTTGGATGTGAGAAACACAGACGAATTATTTGAAGTAATGTCCGGGCGGCTTATGGAATTGGGATATGTGACAGGGGATTTTCTTGAAAGCATAAAGGAAAGAGAGAAGGAATATCCCACGGCCCTTCCCATAGAGCCATATGCAGTGGCTATACCCCATACAGACCCGGAATGCATTAAGAATGCATTTATTGCCTGTATCCGCCTGAAGGAACCGATTCCATGGAGGGAGATGGCTGCCAACGAGGTAGTCCATATGGTGCGGTTTGTATTTCTGCTTGGTTTTAAGCAGGAGGCGGTGGGGGATGCCCATGTGGAACTGCTTCAGATACTGGTAAACAATTGCCAGAGACCTGATTTTATGGAAAGGCTGAGGCAGGCTGCTAATATAGAAGCATATTTTAATCTGGTATTATCAATGGAAGGTATAGGGTGA
- a CDS encoding DUF819 domain-containing protein codes for MEALITRTEGLIFVILIMVAFALWLQRFKAFKSLGPVLTVVVLGIILSNTHVVPISHDFYSALSTYCVTPAISICLLSMNMRELKKLNREPIIALVSAIFSVCFIAIILGLFFAPRITEGWKCAGMFVGTYTGGTPNLTAIATGLDCSRETLAAANAADYVVSTPLMVFLFAAPAILKASKRWNKLWPYQFTKEELDDGEDEPLMSDKRWSIRDIAWLLTIGFGVSFVCTVIAQSIFPDTFWKAGRLLILTTVSIGLAQLKPVQKLRGNLDLGLFISLTFLATIGFAVDLQQFIGSALMMTLYVLFMLIGCIVLHLIICRIFKIKYEYVILSMVGCIVDGPTSSLTAAGADWKSLINVGLIMGVIAGACGNYVGIFVSYVIKGICGL; via the coding sequence ATGGAAGCACTTATTACACGTACCGAAGGCCTGATATTCGTGATTTTAATCATGGTAGCATTTGCGCTTTGGTTACAGAGATTCAAAGCATTTAAGTCACTGGGGCCGGTTTTGACAGTAGTGGTATTGGGAATTATTCTTTCTAACACCCATGTGGTGCCGATTTCACATGATTTTTACAGTGCGTTGTCTACATACTGCGTGACGCCCGCCATATCTATCTGCCTGCTCAGCATGAATATGCGTGAGCTGAAGAAGCTGAACAGGGAGCCGATTATTGCTTTGGTATCTGCTATTTTTTCCGTATGTTTTATTGCCATCATACTGGGATTATTCTTTGCTCCAAGGATTACCGAGGGCTGGAAGTGCGCCGGCATGTTTGTAGGCACCTACACAGGCGGAACACCTAACCTGACAGCGATTGCAACCGGTCTGGACTGTTCAAGGGAAACCCTTGCGGCCGCCAATGCAGCTGACTACGTGGTGTCCACCCCCTTAATGGTATTTCTGTTTGCGGCTCCGGCTATCTTAAAGGCGTCCAAACGCTGGAACAAGCTGTGGCCTTACCAGTTTACAAAAGAGGAGCTGGACGACGGAGAGGACGAGCCTCTGATGTCCGATAAGAGATGGTCTATCCGGGATATTGCATGGCTTTTGACCATTGGTTTCGGTGTTTCCTTTGTATGTACAGTGATTGCACAGTCCATTTTTCCGGATACCTTCTGGAAAGCGGGAAGGCTGCTGATTCTTACCACGGTATCCATTGGCCTGGCACAGTTAAAGCCTGTCCAGAAGCTGCGCGGAAATCTTGACCTGGGTCTGTTTATTTCCCTGACCTTCCTTGCAACCATTGGATTTGCTGTGGATTTACAGCAGTTTATCGGTTCCGCGCTAATGATGACACTGTATGTACTGTTTATGCTGATTGGATGTATCGTACTGCACCTTATTATCTGCCGCATATTTAAGATTAAGTATGAATATGTAATCCTGTCCATGGTGGGATGTATTGTAGACGGGCCAACCTCATCCCTGACCGCGGCGGGCGCAGACTGGAAATCCCTGATTAACGTCGGCTTAATCATGGGTGTAATAGCCGGAGCCTGCGGAAACTATGTGGGCATCTTTGTATCCTATGTCATCAAGGGTATATGCGGCCTGTAA
- a CDS encoding ISL3 family transposase, with protein MYPNYTKAFLNLEGVFIKKVVQADSFIKIFIQSQPVEQTCPCCGAKTKRIHDYRLQEVQDIPLLGKQVILLLRKRRYLCPYCRKRFTESYSFLPSYHRRTRRLAFYIVSLLRQTFSLKQIAELTGVSVQTVCRLLDTICYPPPDQLPQALSIDEFKGNASTGKYQCILVDPKKRRILDILPDRTQSHLADYWRNIPRKERLKVKFFVCDMWRPYTELAQTFFPNATIIVDKYHFIRQMTWAIENVRKRLQRSMPVSLRKYYKRSRKLILTRYKKLKDENKQACDLMLHYSEDLRLAHRMKEWFYDICQMEAYRQQQREFDDWIANAQSCGIKEFEACAKTYRAWRKEILNAFKYGLTNGPTEGFNNKIKVLKRSSYGIRNFKRFRTRILHCTS; from the coding sequence ATGTACCCTAATTATACCAAGGCTTTCCTTAACTTGGAAGGTGTTTTTATTAAAAAAGTGGTTCAGGCAGACTCTTTCATTAAAATTTTCATCCAGTCCCAACCGGTAGAACAGACTTGTCCCTGCTGTGGGGCTAAAACAAAACGGATTCATGATTACCGTTTACAAGAAGTCCAGGACATTCCCTTACTGGGAAAACAAGTAATCCTGCTCCTTCGCAAACGCCGCTACCTCTGCCCATACTGCCGCAAACGGTTCACGGAATCCTATTCGTTCCTCCCCAGCTACCACCGCAGGACCCGCAGACTGGCATTTTACATTGTCTCCCTGCTCCGGCAGACCTTTTCCTTAAAACAGATTGCAGAGCTTACCGGTGTTTCCGTCCAGACGGTCTGCCGCCTTCTGGACACGATTTGCTATCCTCCGCCTGACCAGCTTCCACAAGCGCTTTCCATTGACGAATTCAAAGGCAATGCTTCTACCGGTAAATATCAGTGCATTCTGGTTGATCCGAAAAAGCGCCGGATCCTCGACATTCTCCCGGATCGGACCCAGAGCCATCTGGCTGATTATTGGCGGAACATTCCCAGGAAAGAACGCCTGAAGGTAAAGTTCTTCGTCTGCGATATGTGGCGCCCCTACACCGAACTTGCACAGACCTTCTTTCCAAACGCTACAATCATCGTGGATAAATATCATTTCATCCGGCAGATGACATGGGCGATTGAAAATGTACGCAAACGGCTGCAGCGCTCCATGCCGGTTTCTCTGCGTAAGTATTATAAACGCAGCCGGAAACTCATTCTGACCCGCTATAAAAAGCTGAAAGATGAGAACAAACAGGCCTGTGATTTAATGCTTCACTATAGCGAGGATCTGCGTCTGGCACACCGCATGAAAGAGTGGTTTTATGATATCTGCCAGATGGAAGCGTATCGTCAGCAGCAGAGGGAATTTGATGACTGGATTGCGAATGCACAGAGCTGTGGGATCAAGGAATTTGAGGCCTGTGCTAAGACCTACAGGGCCTGGCGAAAAGAAATTCTGAATGCCTTTAAATACGGGTTGACAAATGGTCCCACAGAAGGATTTAACAACAAGATAAAGGTATTAAAACGGAGCAGCTACGGAATCCGGAATTTCAAACGGTTCCGAACCCGGATACTTCACTGTACATCATAG
- a CDS encoding WYL domain-containing protein produces the protein MAEFQELIKNFDRIRDYMRQFYVYGFKVRNDFSEKSARTYDNERRRIESWLSRYTKSDYTSKGKHVYINVDSKTIPQNPLYAAWKSKSFTDNDLMLHFFILDLLWDCPEGMSSNTVTDLISHNYGVVFDTQTVRLKLKEYETLGILVSHKDGKTLSYALAPLMPMETEPQCVNSGDMEPDGTEEGEQNLWQCLMTAVKYFQEAAPFGCIGSTILDRQDECNDLFQFKHHFIVHTLEDGILADILTAVREKRMIRFENKSSRSGQVSTLSGVPLKIFVSTQTGRRYLCLYLPERRRFSNSRLDSITRVTLLEPCAFYEEVLRDLEKNKEKCWGVSFGSGTSRMEEVCIKLYIDEEKEPYILNRLYREGRGGEIMKIRENQFLYTGTFFDTNEMLSWVKTFTGRIMDIQGTNIFSIAKVTRDWEKMYEMYCGNEE, from the coding sequence ATGGCTGAATTCCAGGAACTAATCAAGAACTTTGACCGCATCCGGGACTATATGCGCCAGTTTTACGTATATGGGTTTAAGGTAAGAAATGATTTCAGCGAAAAGAGCGCCAGAACCTACGACAATGAGCGCCGGCGTATTGAGAGCTGGCTCTCCCGGTATACAAAGTCCGATTACACCTCCAAGGGAAAGCATGTCTACATCAATGTGGACAGCAAGACCATTCCCCAGAATCCCCTGTACGCTGCCTGGAAGTCCAAAAGCTTTACAGACAACGACCTGATGCTCCATTTCTTCATCCTGGACCTTTTATGGGACTGTCCGGAGGGCATGTCATCCAACACAGTGACCGACCTTATATCCCACAACTACGGGGTAGTTTTCGACACCCAGACCGTGCGACTGAAGCTGAAGGAATACGAAACCCTCGGTATACTGGTATCCCATAAGGACGGCAAGACCCTGTCCTACGCGCTTGCTCCTCTCATGCCCATGGAAACAGAACCGCAGTGTGTAAATTCCGGTGACATGGAACCGGATGGGACTGAGGAAGGGGAACAGAACCTGTGGCAGTGCCTCATGACAGCCGTGAAATACTTCCAGGAAGCCGCCCCCTTTGGCTGCATAGGCAGCACCATCCTGGACCGTCAGGATGAATGTAATGACCTGTTCCAGTTCAAGCACCATTTTATCGTACATACACTGGAGGACGGCATACTGGCCGACATACTGACCGCTGTCCGTGAGAAACGCATGATTCGGTTTGAGAACAAAAGCAGCCGCAGCGGACAGGTTTCCACCCTGTCAGGAGTGCCCCTGAAGATATTTGTCAGCACCCAGACCGGGCGCAGGTATCTGTGCCTGTATCTGCCGGAGCGCCGCCGCTTCAGCAACTCCCGCCTGGACTCCATTACCCGGGTGACCCTTCTGGAGCCATGTGCATTTTATGAGGAAGTACTCCGTGATTTGGAAAAGAATAAGGAGAAATGCTGGGGCGTGTCCTTTGGAAGCGGTACAAGCCGTATGGAGGAGGTCTGCATCAAGCTCTATATAGACGAGGAAAAGGAACCCTACATCCTGAACCGTCTTTACCGTGAAGGAAGGGGCGGGGAAATTATGAAGATACGTGAAAACCAGTTTCTCTACACAGGTACATTTTTCGATACCAATGAAATGCTGTCCTGGGTCAAAACCTTTACAGGCCGTATCATGGACATACAGGGCACAAATATTTTTTCTATAGCCAAGGTAACCCGGGATTGGGAGAAGATGTATGAGATGTACTGCGGGAATGAGGAGTAG